A portion of the Spirochaetales bacterium genome contains these proteins:
- a CDS encoding EAL domain-containing protein — MIDKDYKKINNSLKQTIKDKEKYIEYLEQVIVSQFNTILLSDKARMDADQTVKAYEMVQQLSENEIKDRDNIIKAHENLMQLSAQELIHKDRILNTILETNQYICTIIEENEVLNKTLTNLVKALRFKRGILFLEKNEELSGEIYYGMDEGELKKDYFSFPLGHIAHVREKRKSVILKNSRISINGQATIISIVCLPLVYQNDFLGLIYIDTIGEEIQLSSHDLETAHIFGTQASISVNSVLIYKALKEQSIIDKFTGLPNRKKLEIDLETPGAKTIALLNIDGFSTINVAYGIEAGNHVLLTMVRRLKEIMPPQTQLYRLSADEFVVLSWNKDFTPGLIKTSIKNHIANSSIEYRKILININLSIGIVHDEEKELLRKADIALKAARKKGRGYVVIYDETLNEIKKYKETFFWINKVKKAVRQDKMIPYFQGIHNNTTGAIDIYECLVRIVDQDENIIPPRKFLEPAKQLGLYSTVSYCMIDKTFQYFEGRRIVFSINLSDEDFTDEKLLDYISYKLNKHNIVPQNVVFEIVENFSLKSIEISLDFIKKLKSLGVKIAIDDFGSEFSNFSRLLSIDADYIKIDSDFIMNINTDKNSYKIAQSITNFSHSIGARVIAEYVHSNPIQEKVLELGIDYSQGNLFGEPVNHIDAVAI, encoded by the coding sequence GTGATTGATAAAGATTATAAGAAAATAAACAATTCTCTGAAACAGACGATAAAGGACAAGGAAAAATATATCGAATACCTGGAACAGGTCATCGTCTCCCAATTCAATACCATCCTTCTTTCCGATAAAGCCCGCATGGATGCGGATCAAACCGTCAAAGCCTATGAGATGGTTCAACAGCTTTCCGAAAATGAAATAAAGGACAGGGACAATATAATCAAAGCCCATGAGAATCTCATGCAGCTTTCGGCGCAGGAGTTGATTCATAAAGACAGAATATTGAATACGATCCTCGAAACAAATCAGTATATATGCACTATTATAGAAGAGAATGAGGTTCTCAACAAAACATTGACAAATCTCGTCAAGGCACTCAGGTTCAAACGGGGGATATTGTTTCTCGAGAAAAACGAGGAGCTTTCGGGGGAAATATATTACGGGATGGATGAGGGCGAACTGAAAAAAGACTATTTTTCATTCCCACTCGGGCATATCGCTCACGTACGGGAGAAGAGGAAAAGTGTCATTCTGAAAAACTCAAGAATTTCCATTAACGGGCAGGCCACGATCATCTCGATTGTCTGTCTCCCGCTTGTTTACCAGAACGATTTCCTCGGTCTCATTTATATCGATACGATCGGTGAAGAGATACAACTCTCTTCCCACGACCTCGAGACGGCCCATATTTTCGGGACGCAGGCTTCGATATCCGTTAACAGTGTCCTCATTTACAAGGCGCTAAAGGAGCAATCGATCATCGACAAATTTACCGGCCTGCCGAACAGGAAGAAACTCGAAATAGATCTGGAAACCCCCGGTGCTAAAACAATCGCCCTCCTCAATATCGACGGGTTTTCAACCATCAATGTCGCATATGGAATCGAGGCCGGCAATCATGTCCTGTTGACGATGGTTCGACGGTTAAAGGAAATCATGCCCCCGCAGACACAACTCTACCGGCTTTCCGCGGACGAGTTTGTCGTCCTGTCATGGAATAAAGATTTCACGCCCGGACTTATCAAAACGTCGATCAAGAATCACATCGCCAACTCGTCGATCGAATACAGGAAAATCCTCATCAACATCAATCTTTCCATCGGTATTGTCCATGATGAAGAAAAGGAATTGCTGCGAAAAGCCGATATCGCCCTTAAAGCGGCACGGAAAAAGGGGCGGGGATATGTGGTGATTTATGATGAAACCCTGAACGAGATAAAAAAGTACAAGGAAACCTTTTTCTGGATAAACAAAGTAAAAAAGGCCGTCAGACAAGATAAAATGATACCCTATTTTCAGGGAATTCACAACAATACCACCGGTGCTATCGATATCTATGAATGCCTCGTGAGGATCGTCGACCAGGATGAAAATATAATTCCACCGCGAAAATTTCTCGAACCGGCCAAGCAACTCGGGCTTTACAGCACTGTTTCATATTGTATGATCGACAAGACCTTTCAATATTTCGAAGGACGCCGGATTGTTTTTTCTATTAATCTGTCGGATGAGGATTTTACGGATGAAAAACTCCTCGACTATATAAGTTACAAGCTGAACAAGCACAATATTGTTCCGCAAAATGTTGTTTTTGAAATTGTCGAAAATTTCAGCCTTAAAAGTATAGAGATCTCCCTTGATTTTATTAAAAAGCTGAAAAGTCTGGGAGTCAAAATCGCGATCGACGATTTCGGTTCGGAATTTTCGAACTTTTCCCGTCTCCTCTCGATCGACGCCGACTACATTAAAATCGACAGTGACTTTATCATGAATATCAACACGGACAAAAACAGCTATAAAATCGCCCAGTCGATTACCAATTTTTCCCACAGTATCGGCGCCCGCGTCATTGCCGAGTATGTTCACAGCAATCCGATACAGGAAAAGGTGCTCGAACTCGGGATCGATTATTCGCAGGGCAATCTTTTCGGAGAACCGGTCAATCATATCGACGCCGTTGCCATATAA
- a CDS encoding WG repeat-containing protein: MNKITAIFILLFSVILLFQCSSGNGYRYILKPEFEKIEVFDDNRFLIEKNDKWGIIDKSGNMVLDIKYGSIEHPGHDDFARIWLDQKAGFINTECEIVIPPQFHRAYYFFSEGLVGVEKEGKWGFIDKKGNFIIEPRFDTVEVSFLGKMMGVEIEGRWGFIDINGDFVIEPCFDELGERLGFAGITPVRKNGKWGFFNFKYRLLINPMFDEVKISDYPGKNYVMIKQNNRWGMMSSRGEIIIEPEYNEMEALSFSNNEGEIVTNVFKIKSGMLWGLIDVTGRIKQPPQYSCIKNLLDGNLLIEKNGKWGIMDKYGNKTLLEPQLDTIEYFTCCSENREEFRDLLKVTKEGKYGLMDTDGNIVLASVYDSIGKLENDYASIKIEGKEGFINKTGKTIIEPQYDYVGKTFYHGLAKINKNGLWGFLDRNGTLVIEPSFVDVGDFILEEMASFESEGKWGFIDKIGHIVVEPKYDSIYSVQNKYIIIIKNGKAGFVDTSTGTIVEPRYDMVEYYINWGRIKKDDKSGVIDRDGRIIIEPLFENAYILKEKNGIYYIAVRDKGKYGLIEIKVK, encoded by the coding sequence ATGAATAAAATTACAGCTATATTCATTTTATTATTTTCAGTCATTCTGTTATTCCAATGCAGCTCCGGTAACGGTTATCGATATATATTGAAACCTGAATTCGAGAAAATAGAGGTTTTCGACGACAATCGTTTTCTTATCGAGAAAAATGATAAATGGGGTATCATCGATAAATCCGGTAATATGGTATTGGATATAAAATACGGATCTATCGAGCATCCCGGGCATGATGATTTCGCCCGGATATGGCTCGATCAAAAAGCAGGCTTTATTAATACCGAATGTGAAATAGTGATTCCTCCTCAATTTCACCGGGCATATTATTTTTTTTCGGAAGGATTGGTTGGCGTTGAAAAAGAAGGGAAATGGGGATTCATTGACAAAAAAGGAAACTTCATTATTGAACCCAGGTTTGATACCGTCGAAGTGTCGTTTTTAGGCAAAATGATGGGTGTTGAAATAGAAGGCAGATGGGGATTCATTGATATAAATGGAGACTTCGTCATTGAACCATGCTTTGACGAATTAGGAGAACGCCTTGGTTTTGCAGGAATAACACCGGTCAGAAAAAACGGGAAATGGGGATTTTTCAACTTTAAATACAGATTATTGATAAATCCAATGTTCGATGAAGTGAAAATCAGCGATTATCCGGGAAAAAATTATGTCATGATTAAACAAAACAACCGGTGGGGAATGATGTCATCCCGGGGAGAAATCATAATCGAACCGGAATACAATGAAATGGAAGCGCTTTCTTTTTCGAATAATGAGGGGGAAATTGTGACAAATGTGTTCAAGATAAAATCCGGCATGTTATGGGGACTCATTGATGTCACAGGCAGGATAAAGCAGCCTCCACAATATAGTTGCATTAAAAATCTTCTTGACGGCAATTTATTGATAGAAAAAAACGGTAAATGGGGAATAATGGATAAATATGGGAACAAAACACTTCTTGAACCCCAGCTTGATACAATAGAGTATTTCACTTGTTGTTCGGAAAACAGGGAAGAATTCAGGGATTTACTTAAGGTGACGAAAGAAGGCAAATACGGATTAATGGATACTGACGGCAATATTGTGTTGGCTTCTGTGTATGACAGTATCGGGAAACTCGAGAATGACTACGCGTCAATAAAAATCGAAGGAAAAGAAGGCTTTATCAATAAGACCGGGAAAACAATCATTGAACCGCAGTATGATTATGTCGGAAAAACATTTTATCATGGGCTGGCTAAAATCAATAAAAACGGTTTGTGGGGATTCCTGGACAGAAACGGCACACTTGTTATCGAACCGTCTTTTGTTGACGTCGGTGATTTCATACTGGAAGAAATGGCGTCCTTTGAAAGTGAAGGCAAATGGGGTTTTATCGATAAAATAGGACATATAGTCGTAGAACCGAAATATGATTCAATTTACAGTGTTCAAAATAAATATATAATTATTATCAAGAACGGAAAAGCGGGCTTTGTCGATACGTCAACCGGCACAATCGTAGAACCACGGTATGATATGGTTGAATATTACATAAATTGGGGACGAATCAAGAAAGATGATAAATCCGGTGTGATCGACCGTGATGGAAGAATTATTATTGAACCGTTGTTTGAAAACGCCTACATATTAAAAGAAAAAAATGGTATTTACTATATTGCGGTCAGGGATAAAGGCAAATACGGCCTTATTGAAATAAAGGTAAAATGA
- a CDS encoding DNA topoisomerase III — MKTIVLAEKPSVGKDLARVLKCTNMHKEYIEGERYIVTWALGHLVTLAEPEDYDRRYREWRLEYLPMLPDRMRLKVIPKTSHQFNVIKRLLSQQGSDRLVIATDAGREGELVARWILKLCGWKKPVQRLWISSQTDRAIREGFARLKPGSEYENLFMAAVCRSEADWLVGLNVTRAMTCKLNAQFTAGRVQTPTLALIVEREEEIRNFVPKDYRLVYADFDGYSGLWKNARGESRLFDEAKAEEIVRKVRGGKGVVVDCRRVEKKEYPPLAYDLTELQRDANRRFGFSAKKTLSLLQILYERYKLVTYPRTDSRHITEDMVPTLPERLHAIAVPPYKGIVQPLLAKNPQPGGHFVDNTKVSDHHAIIPTEQRPALEKLSGDEKRIYDLIVRRFIAVLYPPHRYMQTDIVTEVNGERFYSKGRETIDKGFRIVTSGYESADDEASGDDEERTPLQQVGVLKKGDIREVKNCRTENRKTQPPPRYTEATLLTAMEHAGRFIEEKELKESIKGCGIGTPATRAEIIEKLFYNNYTERHGKTIFPTNKGKKLIELVPDQLKSPRLTAEWEQRLSRIEKGGEKAGRFMEDIRKNTVSLVNEVRSINQTYTPDNVTSVPCPLCGKHMLSMRGKRGRMLVCQDRECGFRQPEKRGDGKWFEKSKAERIRTKKLIETYTDTSDESISFGDLLKKAMENKKKKKQ; from the coding sequence ATGAAAACGATCGTTCTTGCAGAAAAACCTTCGGTGGGCAAGGATCTTGCCCGTGTTCTCAAATGTACGAATATGCACAAGGAATATATCGAAGGGGAGCGGTATATCGTCACATGGGCATTGGGCCACCTCGTTACCCTTGCCGAACCCGAAGACTACGATCGGCGATACCGGGAGTGGCGGCTCGAATACCTCCCCATGCTTCCCGACCGGATGCGACTCAAAGTCATACCCAAAACATCACATCAATTCAACGTCATAAAGCGGCTTCTCTCGCAGCAGGGGAGCGACCGGCTTGTTATCGCGACCGACGCGGGTCGTGAAGGGGAGTTGGTCGCCCGATGGATTCTCAAACTCTGCGGATGGAAAAAACCGGTACAACGACTCTGGATTTCGTCACAAACGGACAGAGCGATCCGTGAAGGGTTTGCCCGGCTTAAACCGGGCAGTGAGTATGAAAACCTTTTCATGGCGGCCGTCTGCAGGTCGGAGGCCGACTGGCTGGTCGGTCTCAATGTGACCAGGGCAATGACCTGTAAGCTCAATGCGCAATTTACCGCGGGAAGGGTCCAGACACCGACCCTTGCCCTGATCGTGGAACGGGAGGAAGAGATCAGAAATTTCGTGCCCAAGGATTACCGGCTCGTTTATGCCGATTTCGATGGCTATTCCGGTCTGTGGAAGAACGCCCGCGGTGAAAGCCGGTTGTTCGATGAGGCAAAGGCAGAGGAGATCGTCCGGAAAGTCCGGGGGGGCAAGGGGGTTGTCGTCGATTGCAGGCGGGTGGAAAAGAAGGAGTATCCTCCGCTTGCCTATGACCTGACGGAATTACAGCGGGATGCGAATAGGCGGTTCGGATTTTCCGCTAAAAAGACACTTTCCCTTCTCCAGATTCTGTATGAACGATACAAACTCGTTACCTATCCGCGGACCGATTCCCGTCACATTACTGAAGATATGGTCCCCACGCTTCCCGAACGGCTGCATGCGATCGCGGTACCTCCCTATAAAGGCATTGTGCAGCCGCTTCTTGCGAAAAATCCACAGCCGGGGGGCCATTTCGTGGACAACACGAAGGTATCGGATCACCACGCCATTATTCCGACGGAACAGCGACCCGCGCTTGAAAAACTCTCCGGCGACGAAAAGCGGATATACGACCTCATCGTTAGACGGTTCATCGCCGTCCTTTACCCCCCGCACCGTTACATGCAGACCGATATCGTAACGGAGGTCAACGGTGAGCGCTTTTATTCAAAAGGGAGGGAGACCATCGACAAGGGATTCCGTATCGTGACCTCAGGGTATGAGAGTGCCGATGATGAAGCATCCGGTGACGATGAGGAGAGAACACCGCTTCAGCAGGTGGGGGTATTAAAAAAAGGGGATATCAGGGAAGTGAAAAACTGCCGGACCGAAAACCGTAAAACACAACCTCCCCCGCGCTATACGGAAGCGACGCTTCTGACCGCGATGGAACACGCGGGCAGGTTTATCGAGGAAAAGGAGTTGAAGGAATCGATAAAGGGGTGCGGTATCGGTACCCCCGCGACCCGGGCGGAAATTATCGAAAAGCTTTTCTACAACAACTACACGGAGCGTCACGGGAAAACAATTTTCCCGACAAACAAAGGGAAAAAACTGATCGAACTTGTCCCCGATCAGCTTAAGTCCCCCAGGTTGACGGCCGAATGGGAGCAGCGGCTTTCCCGAATTGAAAAGGGGGGAGAAAAAGCAGGACGGTTTATGGAGGATATCAGGAAAAATACCGTATCACTCGTGAATGAGGTGCGTTCGATCAACCAGACCTACACGCCCGATAACGTCACCTCCGTCCCCTGTCCCCTCTGCGGCAAACACATGCTGTCCATGAGGGGAAAGCGGGGAAGGATGCTTGTCTGTCAGGACAGGGAGTGCGGATTCAGACAGCCGGAAAAGCGCGGTGACGGGAAATGGTTTGAAAAATCAAAAGCGGAGCGGATAAGGACAAAAAAGCTTATCGAAACTTATACCGATACATCGGATGAGTCGATTTCGTTCGGGGACCTGCTTAAGAAGGCGATGGAAAATAAGAAAAAGAAGAAGCAATGA
- the era gene encoding GTPase Era, giving the protein MKFAFVSLVGRPSSGKSTFINRICQRKVSIVSPVPQTTRNKIRGIYNADEGAGQLVFIDTPGFHSSKKKFNIYMKKLVHSSIEESDMVLYLIDISRDTGEEEREIMRIIGKTEKPVIVGLNKIDITHNYRQSIVSDLEQMLPDLSFYDISAATGGGLQKLLEALFETAPEGEAMYPEEFYTDQPPDFRIAEIIREAAIAETKQELPHCLFVDIQDMEMREEKNMLWVRGFICVERESQKGILIGKNGEKIRKILETSREELKDLFPYYIHLDFRVKVSPKWRNKDLIIKRLTE; this is encoded by the coding sequence GTGAAATTCGCATTCGTATCCCTGGTCGGGCGGCCTTCTTCAGGGAAATCAACGTTCATCAACCGGATCTGTCAACGGAAGGTCTCGATTGTCTCCCCGGTCCCGCAAACGACAAGAAATAAAATCAGGGGTATATACAATGCCGATGAAGGGGCCGGACAGCTTGTTTTTATCGATACCCCGGGTTTTCATTCTTCGAAAAAAAAATTCAATATCTACATGAAAAAACTCGTTCACTCCTCCATCGAGGAAAGCGATATGGTTCTCTACCTCATCGATATTTCCCGCGATACCGGTGAAGAAGAACGGGAAATCATGAGGATCATCGGCAAAACGGAAAAGCCGGTCATCGTCGGTCTGAATAAAATCGATATCACGCATAACTACAGACAATCGATCGTCTCCGACCTGGAACAGATGCTGCCGGACCTTTCTTTTTACGATATCTCTGCGGCGACCGGAGGCGGGCTCCAGAAGCTTCTTGAGGCACTGTTCGAAACGGCCCCGGAAGGTGAAGCGATGTATCCCGAGGAGTTCTACACCGATCAGCCGCCGGATTTCCGGATTGCCGAAATCATCCGGGAGGCCGCCATAGCTGAAACCAAACAGGAACTCCCCCATTGCCTCTTTGTCGACATACAGGATATGGAAATGAGGGAAGAAAAAAACATGCTCTGGGTGAGGGGGTTTATCTGTGTCGAGCGGGAGTCGCAGAAAGGGATTCTTATCGGAAAAAACGGGGAAAAAATCAGAAAAATACTTGAAACCTCCCGTGAGGAGTTGAAAGATCTTTTCCCTTACTACATACATCTCGATTTCCGGGTAAAGGTTTCGCCAAAATGGAGAAACAAGGACCTGATTATCAAACGATTGACGGAATAG
- a CDS encoding PEGA domain-containing protein produces the protein MKKIPYNPYIVGNPIKTKEMFFGREDDFQYVIRKIGGGHSNQVLIFCGDRRSGKTSILFQIRLGRLGGEFLPILIDMQILAGIKNDTDFFKAILDVACSQLSIPGLTIDTIKNTAPEKKTESLFTAFLDLVRERYPEKIVLFLLDEYELIETKIKDGTFSESVIHFLSGILESPYKVSFIFTGSTNLENRKVDFWKSLLGKSIYRKISYFSENDTARLITDPLKDYIDYPEDVIGSIYRLTGGQPFYTQVICQNIVDLLIEEERNDVSPEDLKTVIKDIVNNPLPQMIYSWNNLGDYIRLILSALSGVLKGPAAVAGTQEIYAYLMKNKIQLPFKKERINILLEDAYHMEFLKKNDRQEYSFRMDIFRRWIKKEHSIWKVTKEIGLGLKRPVNPVIVGLIASVPVIGIILFWVFILSGANLKGPEATGIAEGNGQDIRTGVEAGSEVNDIVFRSNYGPFRVVIDEALTLSSEGGDDVLTIVYPVMTAGDHTFQFIYPKTGEKINMATLVNTDNQAIEVSFKKESGAAGQENKQTPRTVQKAAIGSIIISSTPPGADIIVNGEKTDLKTPNVLSGLDPGTYTVELKLKGHRTVSKEVAVDKEAPITVEMDLERISGFIVLRIRPTALVYFEDTSVIEFEEKVAHPVETPRVKPLRVEAGTQQLKIENESLKISETVTVTVEEGKTLTIDWDLTKKQPPEILKE, from the coding sequence ATGAAAAAGATACCCTATAATCCCTATATTGTCGGTAATCCTATAAAGACAAAGGAGATGTTCTTCGGCCGGGAAGACGATTTTCAATATGTAATCCGAAAGATCGGAGGCGGCCACTCGAATCAGGTTCTGATTTTCTGCGGTGACAGAAGAAGCGGCAAAACATCGATTCTTTTTCAGATACGGCTCGGCCGGCTCGGCGGAGAATTCCTTCCCATTCTTATCGATATGCAGATACTCGCCGGCATAAAAAACGATACTGATTTCTTCAAAGCAATCCTCGATGTCGCGTGTTCACAACTCTCAATACCGGGACTTACGATCGATACGATTAAAAACACCGCCCCGGAGAAAAAAACCGAGAGTCTTTTTACGGCATTTTTGGATCTTGTCAGGGAGCGATATCCGGAAAAAATAGTACTCTTTCTTCTCGACGAATATGAACTGATCGAAACAAAGATCAAGGACGGGACATTCAGTGAATCGGTCATCCATTTTCTTTCGGGGATTCTGGAAAGCCCGTACAAGGTGTCGTTTATTTTTACGGGGTCGACAAATCTGGAAAACAGGAAGGTCGATTTCTGGAAATCGCTACTCGGAAAATCGATATACAGAAAAATTTCCTACTTCTCTGAAAACGATACCGCGCGGCTTATTACCGATCCTTTGAAAGATTACATCGATTATCCGGAAGATGTCATAGGGTCGATTTACAGACTTACCGGGGGCCAACCCTTCTACACTCAGGTGATATGCCAGAATATCGTCGACCTGCTTATCGAGGAAGAGCGTAACGATGTTTCCCCGGAGGATCTCAAAACCGTTATCAAGGATATCGTCAACAATCCATTACCCCAGATGATCTACTCGTGGAACAACCTCGGCGATTATATCAGACTCATACTTTCCGCATTAAGCGGAGTGCTGAAAGGACCCGCGGCAGTAGCGGGAACACAGGAAATCTATGCATACCTGATGAAAAACAAGATCCAGCTGCCGTTCAAGAAAGAACGTATTAATATTCTGCTTGAAGATGCCTACCATATGGAATTTCTCAAAAAAAACGACCGCCAGGAATACTCTTTTCGCATGGATATCTTCAGGAGATGGATAAAAAAAGAGCATTCCATCTGGAAAGTGACAAAGGAAATAGGTCTGGGATTGAAAAGGCCCGTAAATCCCGTCATCGTCGGCCTCATCGCTTCAGTGCCGGTCATCGGCATCATTCTCTTCTGGGTTTTTATTCTTTCCGGCGCCAACCTGAAAGGCCCCGAGGCTACCGGTATCGCCGAAGGAAACGGGCAAGACATACGCACGGGCGTTGAAGCCGGGAGTGAAGTGAACGATATCGTTTTCCGTTCGAATTACGGGCCATTTCGTGTGGTCATCGACGAAGCCCTGACCCTTTCAAGTGAAGGCGGTGACGATGTTTTGACGATCGTCTACCCGGTCATGACCGCCGGAGACCATACTTTTCAATTTATATATCCGAAGACGGGTGAAAAAATCAATATGGCGACACTGGTGAATACCGATAACCAGGCGATCGAGGTCAGTTTCAAGAAGGAGTCGGGGGCTGCCGGGCAGGAAAATAAGCAAACTCCGCGGACTGTCCAAAAAGCCGCCATCGGTTCGATCATCATTTCAAGCACCCCCCCCGGCGCGGACATCATCGTGAACGGGGAAAAGACGGATTTGAAAACACCGAATGTCTTGAGCGGGCTTGATCCCGGCACATATACGGTGGAACTAAAACTCAAAGGTCACAGAACGGTATCGAAAGAGGTCGCCGTCGACAAGGAAGCCCCGATAACAGTCGAAATGGACCTGGAACGCATATCCGGCTTCATTGTCTTGCGGATACGGCCCACTGCACTTGTCTATTTCGAGGATACCTCGGTGATCGAGTTCGAGGAAAAAGTGGCCCACCCGGTCGAAACCCCGCGGGTGAAACCCCTGAGGGTGGAAGCGGGCACGCAACAGCTGAAAATTGAAAACGAAAGCCTCAAGATATCCGAGACCGTCACCGTCACGGTCGAAGAGGGGAAAACCCTAACCATCGATTGGGATCTCACCAAAAAACAACCACCCGAAATCTTAAAGGAGTAG